A genomic stretch from Chitinophaga lutea includes:
- a CDS encoding efflux RND transporter periplasmic adaptor subunit, whose protein sequence is MRNKTFRIVLVCLLLAVAGFFIYKLTAKSNPKEPAGPPAAARGAGRPILADAYVVKPVKVDEIIEASGTLQSYEEVELKPEISGRITKIYFKEGTKVGKGALLVKIYDGDILAQLRKLELQRELAKTTLARQEKLLKINGISQQDVDVTSNQVSAYGADIEYNRAQLQKTEIRAPFSGTLGLRNVSEGAIVGPATIMSTLQQLDPLKIDFAVPEKYRNAVHKGDAVTFTIAGDTLRYTGSVYAIDPKIDLATRSVKLRATVPNPAGRLFPGAFAKTSIQLKDNPNAIMIPSQAVIPGTRFKQVIVADSGRARFVNVETGFRNESSVQITSGLQIGDTVITSGILQLKPGMPFKYNKVQ, encoded by the coding sequence ATGCGCAATAAGACCTTTAGAATCGTACTGGTATGCCTGCTGCTGGCCGTTGCCGGCTTCTTCATCTACAAACTGACGGCCAAAAGCAATCCTAAAGAGCCCGCGGGCCCTCCTGCCGCAGCGCGCGGCGCCGGCCGCCCCATTCTGGCCGATGCCTATGTGGTCAAACCCGTGAAAGTCGACGAAATCATTGAAGCCAGCGGTACCCTGCAAAGTTACGAAGAGGTGGAACTGAAACCCGAAATCAGCGGCCGTATCACCAAAATATACTTCAAGGAAGGCACCAAAGTGGGCAAAGGCGCCCTGCTGGTGAAAATATATGATGGCGACATCCTCGCCCAGCTCCGGAAACTGGAACTGCAGCGTGAACTGGCCAAAACCACCCTGGCCCGCCAGGAAAAACTGCTCAAGATCAACGGTATCAGCCAGCAGGATGTGGATGTGACCAGCAACCAGGTGAGCGCCTACGGGGCAGACATCGAATACAACCGTGCCCAGCTGCAGAAAACCGAAATCCGCGCCCCCTTCAGCGGCACCCTCGGCCTGCGCAACGTGAGCGAAGGCGCCATCGTGGGCCCCGCCACCATCATGTCGACCCTCCAGCAGCTCGATCCCCTGAAAATCGACTTTGCCGTGCCGGAGAAATACCGCAACGCCGTCCATAAGGGAGATGCCGTTACGTTCACCATCGCCGGCGACACCCTCCGCTACACGGGCAGCGTTTATGCCATCGACCCGAAAATCGACCTGGCCACCCGCAGCGTGAAGCTCCGCGCCACCGTGCCGAACCCGGCCGGCAGGCTGTTCCCGGGCGCTTTTGCCAAAACCTCGATACAACTGAAAGATAATCCGAACGCTATTATGATTCCTTCACAGGCCGTTATCCCCGGCACCCGCTTCAAGCAGGTGATTGTGGCAGACAGCGGCCGCGCCAGGTTCGTGAACGTCGAAACAGGCTTCAGGAACGAAAGCAGTGTGCAGATCACCAGCGGCCTGCAAATCGGCGATACCGTTATTACCAGCGGCATATTGCAGCTCAAACCCGGTATGC
- a CDS encoding acyl carrier protein, protein MSDIASRVKKIIIDKLGVDEAEVTPEASFTNDLGADSLDTVELIMEFEKEFNISIPDEQAETITTVGQAVAYLEEHVK, encoded by the coding sequence ATGTCAGACATTGCATCAAGAGTTAAAAAGATCATCATTGACAAATTAGGCGTTGACGAGGCCGAGGTAACTCCTGAAGCCAGCTTCACCAACGACTTAGGCGCTGACTCTTTGGATACGGTAGAACTGATTATGGAATTCGAAAAAGAATTCAACATCTCCATTCCTGACGAACAAGCAGAAACCATCACCACTGTTGGCCAGGCAGTAGCTTACCTGGAAGAACACGTAAAATAA
- the fabF gene encoding beta-ketoacyl-ACP synthase II, which translates to MQPRRVVVTGLGALTPLGNSVDAYWQGLANGVSGADFIKQFDASKFKTRFACELKDFDPAQYMDKKDARKMDPFTQTAVIAADQAVADAKIDRNSVNVDRVGVIWGTGVGGMINFTNELKEFHAGDGTPRFSPFLITRLILDIAAGHISMRHGFRGPNFSVVSACASATNAIIEAMYAIRYGKADVIITGGSENIINEPCVGGFNAMKALSERNDDPKTASRPFDLDRDGFVMGEGAGALVLESYEHAMARGAKIYVELAGGGATADAHHITAPHPEGLGARSVMTQALNDAGLQAEDIDYINVHGTSTPLGDIAEVKAIQQVFGEAAYRLNISSTKSMTGHLLGAAGAVESIAVIKSILESLVPPTINHFTDDPQLDAGLNYTFNVAQKREVRAGLSNTFGFGGHNASVVFKKFVP; encoded by the coding sequence ATGCAACCAAGACGAGTAGTCGTTACAGGTTTAGGCGCGCTGACACCGCTCGGCAATTCCGTTGATGCTTATTGGCAGGGATTGGCGAACGGTGTATCCGGCGCTGATTTTATCAAGCAGTTTGACGCCTCCAAATTCAAGACCCGATTTGCCTGCGAACTGAAAGATTTTGATCCTGCCCAGTACATGGACAAAAAGGACGCGCGCAAAATGGACCCTTTTACCCAAACAGCTGTAATTGCGGCGGACCAGGCAGTGGCCGACGCGAAAATAGACCGGAACTCCGTGAATGTGGACCGGGTTGGGGTGATATGGGGCACCGGTGTTGGGGGGATGATCAACTTCACGAATGAGTTAAAGGAGTTTCACGCGGGCGACGGTACGCCCCGTTTCAGTCCTTTCCTGATTACCCGTTTGATATTGGACATCGCCGCAGGGCATATTTCCATGCGGCATGGTTTCAGAGGCCCCAACTTTTCGGTAGTTTCTGCCTGCGCCTCTGCCACTAACGCCATTATTGAAGCCATGTATGCCATCCGCTACGGTAAAGCGGATGTTATTATTACCGGTGGATCCGAGAACATCATCAACGAGCCCTGTGTTGGCGGTTTTAACGCCATGAAGGCGCTGAGTGAGCGGAACGACGATCCCAAGACAGCTTCCAGGCCTTTCGACCTGGACCGCGACGGTTTTGTAATGGGCGAGGGCGCCGGCGCATTGGTGCTGGAAAGCTACGAACATGCCATGGCCCGCGGCGCCAAAATTTATGTTGAGCTGGCCGGCGGCGGTGCAACCGCAGATGCCCACCACATTACCGCTCCCCATCCCGAAGGGCTGGGCGCGCGCAGTGTAATGACGCAGGCGCTGAACGATGCCGGCCTGCAGGCTGAAGACATCGATTACATCAACGTTCACGGAACCTCTACGCCTTTGGGTGATATAGCGGAAGTGAAGGCGATACAGCAGGTTTTCGGCGAAGCGGCCTACCGGTTGAACATCAGTTCCACCAAATCCATGACCGGGCACCTGCTTGGAGCGGCGGGCGCAGTAGAGTCCATCGCCGTTATTAAAAGTATATTGGAAAGCCTTGTTCCGCCTACAATCAACCACTTCACAGACGATCCCCAACTGGATGCCGGGTTGAATTATACCTTTAACGTTGCACAAAAGAGAGAAGTAAGAGCGGGGCTGAGCAATACCTTCGGGTTTGGCGGGCACAACGCTTCGGTAGTTTTCAAAAAATTTGTTCCTTGA
- the rnc gene encoding ribonuclease III: protein MKILPGYLYKLIYGKRQLYKDLYNLLGFHPGNLALYEVALSHRSSKEKFLESNERLEYLGDAILGAIIGDYLFKKYPYKTEGYLTEMRSKIVNRQQLNDIAIKMGLRKLTIYDKYNSFLKISQIFGNTLEALVGAVYLDRGYNQTKQFVHKRILVPYIDLEALETVEMNHKNKLYGWANKNGKTLEFELIEEQMDNGRRIFTVGAMLNGELICTGKAFNKKDASQIAASQAIELLGIGTDDTK from the coding sequence GTGAAAATACTTCCAGGATATTTATATAAGCTCATATACGGGAAAAGGCAGTTATACAAAGACCTTTACAATTTGCTGGGGTTTCACCCGGGCAACCTGGCTTTGTATGAAGTCGCCCTGAGCCACCGCTCCAGCAAGGAAAAATTCCTCGAAAGCAATGAGCGGCTGGAGTACCTCGGCGATGCCATACTGGGCGCCATCATCGGCGACTACCTGTTTAAAAAATACCCCTACAAAACGGAAGGCTACCTCACGGAAATGCGCTCCAAAATCGTTAACCGCCAACAGCTGAACGATATCGCCATCAAAATGGGGCTGCGCAAGCTCACCATCTACGACAAATACAATTCCTTCCTTAAAATCAGCCAGATATTCGGTAACACCCTCGAAGCCCTCGTAGGCGCCGTGTACCTCGACCGTGGTTATAACCAGACCAAACAGTTCGTGCACAAACGCATCCTGGTACCCTACATCGACCTGGAAGCGCTCGAAACCGTGGAAATGAACCACAAGAACAAACTCTACGGCTGGGCCAACAAAAACGGCAAAACGCTGGAGTTTGAACTGATCGAGGAACAAATGGACAACGGCCGCCGCATTTTCACCGTAGGCGCCATGCTGAACGGTGAACTGATCTGCACCGGCAAAGCCTTCAATAAAAAAGACGCCAGCCAGATTGCCGCCTCCCAGGCGATAGAACTGCTGGGTATTGGTACGGACGATACCAAATAA
- a CDS encoding GyrI-like domain-containing protein: MQKTDLAKEQKHYYRAKPMPELVTIAAAGYLALEGHGDPASPVFAGKIKALYASAYNVKKICKLQEMDFKVAPLEGLWWTPSGEPLAQVPREEWFWKLSIQLPGFVTANDCKQAVALAGNRKLPYLDELVYEQLPPTLAVQLLHIGPYSEETPSHEKLYHYINQHHLDVNGAHHEIYINDPNKTPGERLKTILRVDVRTK; encoded by the coding sequence ATGCAAAAGACAGACCTCGCCAAAGAACAGAAGCATTACTACCGCGCCAAACCGATGCCGGAACTGGTAACGATCGCCGCTGCCGGTTACCTGGCGCTGGAAGGCCATGGCGACCCTGCCTCTCCTGTATTTGCCGGCAAAATCAAAGCGCTGTATGCCTCCGCCTATAACGTCAAGAAAATCTGCAAGCTGCAGGAAATGGACTTTAAGGTAGCCCCGCTCGAAGGGCTGTGGTGGACGCCCAGCGGAGAACCGCTTGCGCAGGTACCGCGGGAGGAATGGTTCTGGAAACTCTCCATCCAGCTGCCGGGTTTTGTGACGGCGAACGACTGCAAGCAGGCCGTTGCGCTGGCAGGCAACAGAAAACTCCCGTATCTCGACGAACTGGTGTATGAACAGCTGCCTCCCACGCTGGCGGTACAGCTGTTACATATCGGTCCCTATAGCGAGGAAACGCCGTCGCACGAAAAACTGTACCATTACATCAACCAGCACCACCTGGATGTGAACGGCGCGCACCACGAGATATACATCAATGATCCCAACAAAACGCCGGGAGAGCGGTTGAAAACGATTTTGAGAGTGGATGTGCGGACTAAGTAA
- a CDS encoding helix-turn-helix transcriptional regulator, whose product MNRIDRLTAILVQLQGKKIVKAQEIADRFSISLRTVYRDVKALTEAGVPIGAEAGTGYYIVDGYHLPPVMFNRTEAAALLTGEKLMEQHSDHSNRQQFSSAMQKIRAVLRGSDKDFLESLDENIAVLRSPREESQFPNRFLSDIQDALARQRVLSIEYYSFYSDSVSRREVEPIGIFHMNSSWHLIGYCRLRKDYRDFRADRIKSLSLTDQGFDKSARITLQQYISNEFQSDPDQPILIRVQFRHDIARWLGDQKYHFGMVQEKTEEDYVEITFMHNSLSYFSRWMLMMGNRATVVEPEDLKVLMRQHLEELRGHLS is encoded by the coding sequence ATGAATCGAATCGACCGGCTTACTGCCATCCTTGTTCAGCTCCAGGGCAAAAAAATCGTCAAGGCCCAGGAAATCGCGGACCGTTTCTCCATCAGCCTCCGGACCGTTTACCGGGACGTGAAGGCGCTGACGGAGGCGGGCGTGCCCATTGGCGCGGAAGCCGGCACCGGTTATTATATCGTGGACGGATACCACCTGCCGCCCGTAATGTTCAACCGCACCGAAGCGGCCGCCCTGCTCACCGGCGAAAAGCTGATGGAACAGCACAGCGACCATTCCAACCGTCAGCAGTTCAGCAGCGCCATGCAAAAGATCCGGGCGGTGCTGCGGGGGAGCGATAAGGATTTCCTCGAGTCGCTCGACGAAAACATCGCCGTGCTGCGCAGCCCGCGCGAGGAAAGCCAGTTCCCCAACCGTTTCCTCAGCGACATCCAGGATGCCCTGGCCCGGCAACGCGTGCTTTCCATCGAATATTACTCGTTTTACAGCGACTCGGTCAGCCGCCGCGAAGTGGAGCCTATCGGCATATTTCACATGAACAGCAGCTGGCACCTCATCGGGTATTGCCGCCTCCGTAAAGATTACCGCGACTTCCGGGCCGACCGCATCAAATCGCTCAGCCTGACCGATCAGGGCTTCGACAAGTCCGCCCGCATCACCCTGCAACAGTACATCTCGAACGAATTCCAGTCGGACCCCGACCAGCCTATCCTGATCAGGGTACAGTTCCGGCACGACATTGCCCGGTGGCTCGGCGACCAGAAGTATCATTTCGGCATGGTGCAGGAAAAAACGGAGGAAGATTATGTCGAAATCACTTTTATGCACAACAGCCTCAGTTACTTTTCCCGCTGGATGCTGATGATGGGCAACCGCGCCACCGTGGTGGAACCGGAAGATCTCAAGGTTTTAATGCGGCAGCACCTCGAAGAATTACGCGGGCACCTCTCCTGA
- a CDS encoding hybrid sensor histidine kinase/response regulator, translating into MISHRFNNIKKTGLTASVHEDDARKIMVVNSFSFLTALLCTFCGISLSVISGDWLIFYTAMGFVCGFLSILWLNEKRRFAIAKFGLQFVFCSVMLYYGCVFGESTQVHFLGLFLIGVPLLICSRKENALRCLCLTLPLLTLFLLETNYYYQVFTPMDMDRNTTYMFRWLIMTVVVILNFMVITFHQHNINSLLKRLHRRNDSLRKRNEMVQRQEDALKEANRRLENYNEMLEREVEQRTRQLMDNNLVQEKMLTDLNTSLRRLKAKEDELNEYVASLETVKAELLHARDEAERANAAKSSFLRELSHEIRNPLNAIIGISYLMLNDRHTHGELPPGVVNYIENISTSGHNLLEIINNVLELARIEAGKTDNICQEPFVLRDWIYNIAGIYQHAAKVKNVSIHVQVDHKLPAQLLGDRVHLTQVVNNLLTNAIKFTPAGKKVTLSCFRQGAEAWCIRVTDEGEGIPGEKQALIFKPFEQADHTIHQRFGGTGLGLAISKRFTELLGGRISVWSEPGAGTAFTVTLPLLQVNKTLSRAAATVMPANTEKAPVQTGKKILLMEDSTVNQMVMQEFFSYMGLPLLIAGNGEEGLEMARKHLPDMIILDMHMPKLDGRDVIRAIRQDTLLQHVPVIVISADAFTEQREQVLREGVHEYLIKPVQFDELRMVIDKYLHSSMLNESLEAVTC; encoded by the coding sequence ATGATCAGTCACCGGTTCAATAACATCAAAAAAACAGGGCTCACGGCTTCCGTGCATGAAGATGATGCGCGCAAGATCATGGTGGTGAATTCGTTCAGCTTCCTGACCGCGCTGCTGTGCACTTTTTGCGGGATATCCCTTTCCGTTATATCGGGCGACTGGTTGATTTTTTACACTGCGATGGGCTTTGTGTGCGGTTTTCTCAGCATTTTATGGCTGAATGAAAAACGCCGGTTTGCCATAGCCAAATTCGGGCTGCAGTTCGTGTTCTGTTCCGTGATGCTCTACTATGGCTGCGTGTTCGGCGAAAGCACACAGGTGCATTTCCTCGGGCTTTTCCTGATCGGGGTGCCGCTGCTGATTTGTTCCCGGAAAGAAAATGCCCTTCGCTGCCTTTGTCTGACCTTGCCTTTGCTCACGCTGTTTTTGCTCGAAACCAATTATTACTACCAGGTGTTTACGCCGATGGACATGGACCGGAACACCACTTATATGTTCCGCTGGCTGATTATGACGGTGGTGGTGATATTGAACTTTATGGTGATCACATTTCACCAGCATAATATCAACAGCCTGCTCAAGCGGCTGCACCGTCGGAACGACTCGCTGCGGAAGAGGAACGAAATGGTGCAGCGGCAGGAAGACGCGCTCAAGGAAGCCAACCGCCGGCTCGAAAATTACAACGAAATGCTGGAACGCGAAGTGGAGCAGCGCACCCGGCAGCTGATGGACAACAATCTGGTGCAGGAAAAAATGCTGACGGACCTCAACACGAGCCTGCGCCGGCTCAAAGCGAAAGAGGATGAGCTGAATGAATATGTAGCCAGCCTGGAAACCGTCAAAGCCGAGCTGCTGCATGCCCGTGATGAGGCCGAGCGCGCGAATGCGGCCAAATCTTCCTTCCTCCGCGAACTGAGCCATGAAATCAGGAACCCGCTCAACGCCATCATCGGTATCAGCTACCTCATGCTGAACGACCGGCATACGCATGGCGAGCTGCCGCCGGGCGTCGTGAATTATATCGAGAATATCAGCACCAGCGGGCATAATTTGCTGGAGATCATCAACAACGTGCTGGAACTGGCGCGCATTGAAGCGGGCAAAACCGACAATATTTGCCAGGAACCTTTTGTGCTGCGGGATTGGATATACAATATCGCCGGTATTTACCAGCATGCGGCAAAGGTCAAAAATGTGAGCATACACGTGCAGGTGGACCACAAACTGCCGGCGCAGCTGCTGGGCGACCGGGTGCACCTGACCCAGGTGGTCAACAACCTGCTGACCAATGCCATCAAATTCACGCCGGCCGGGAAAAAGGTGACCCTTTCCTGCTTCCGCCAGGGCGCGGAAGCCTGGTGCATCCGGGTCACCGATGAGGGCGAAGGCATCCCCGGGGAAAAACAGGCGCTCATCTTTAAACCCTTTGAACAGGCCGACCATACCATTCACCAGCGGTTTGGCGGTACGGGGCTGGGACTGGCCATTTCCAAACGGTTCACCGAGCTGCTCGGCGGCCGGATCTCCGTCTGGAGCGAGCCCGGTGCCGGAACTGCCTTCACCGTCACCCTGCCGCTCCTCCAGGTCAATAAGACACTGAGCCGCGCCGCGGCAACGGTTATGCCCGCCAATACGGAAAAGGCGCCGGTCCAGACCGGGAAAAAAATACTGCTGATGGAAGACAGTACGGTGAACCAGATGGTGATGCAGGAGTTTTTCAGCTACATGGGCCTTCCGCTGCTGATAGCCGGTAATGGGGAAGAAGGGCTGGAGATGGCCCGCAAACACCTGCCAGACATGATTATTCTCGATATGCACATGCCCAAACTCGACGGGCGCGACGTGATCCGCGCCATCCGGCAGGATACGCTGCTGCAGCACGTACCGGTGATCGTCATTTCCGCAGACGCTTTTACCGAGCAGCGGGAACAGGTGCTGCGCGAAGGCGTGCACGAATACCTCATCAAACCGGTGCAGTTCGACGAACTGCGCATGGTGATCGATAAATACCTGCACAGTTCCATGCTGAATGAATCGCTGGAGGCCGTTACCTGCTGA
- a CDS encoding RNA polymerase sigma-70 factor codes for MATQTDRELVELAREEPVAGFRQIYDKYWELLFNMAVKRLQDAAEAQDLVQEVFMTLWNQLHTLEPRDSLLPYLQVLLRNRILNIYARNEVKLKYILQLQDDVVTTHENTAQLVALKEVEELLEKAIRQLPPKMQQIFRMSREEQMTPAQIAAQLSLSVQTVKNQLSRATEKVRRIVGIHVNPAVLLLVLPAVTPS; via the coding sequence ATGGCTACTCAAACGGACAGAGAACTGGTGGAACTGGCAAGGGAGGAGCCCGTGGCCGGTTTCAGGCAGATATATGATAAGTACTGGGAGCTGCTTTTTAACATGGCAGTAAAAAGACTGCAGGACGCGGCCGAAGCCCAGGACCTGGTACAGGAAGTCTTTATGACGCTCTGGAATCAGCTGCACACGCTCGAACCGCGCGATTCCCTGCTGCCATACCTGCAGGTACTGCTCAGGAACCGCATCCTCAATATTTACGCCCGTAATGAAGTGAAGCTGAAGTACATCCTCCAGTTGCAGGACGATGTAGTTACTACGCATGAGAACACCGCCCAGCTGGTGGCGCTCAAAGAAGTGGAGGAACTACTGGAAAAGGCCATCCGCCAACTGCCCCCCAAAATGCAGCAGATCTTCCGCATGAGCCGCGAAGAACAAATGACGCCCGCGCAGATTGCCGCGCAATTATCCCTCTCCGTACAAACCGTGAAGAACCAGTTGAGCCGCGCTACCGAAAAAGTACGGCGCATCGTGGGCATTCACGTCAACCCCGCCGTGTTGCTGCTGGTTTTGCCGGCGGTAACCCCTTCCTGA
- a CDS encoding FecR domain-containing protein: MLNEKYIRYLIKKQQQEPLTPEEAEALDAWYQSLDDLPAEISSPAPLREETWQRLEQHIKPKSLMRRLRWPLSAAAVGLVLLGTGYLMNRTAPPAATTAQSWTVVECPPNKRMKVSMPDGSAIWLNGGARLEYDAAFAGNRQCRLTEGEAFFEVAPDAARPFIVRTSRLAVKVLGTSFNVAAYKQLQKEKITVSGGSVQVLDSGACNVILRANEEIVYNNAADFVKRTANGPQTDSWRNGEFYLTNISLEELAIRLEQIYGYKVVFADKGLKNCVNSLRFSEREPVTKVLELLKLINKVEYQIKDKEITLRGSGC; this comes from the coding sequence ATGCTGAATGAAAAATATATCCGATACCTGATCAAAAAACAGCAGCAGGAGCCGCTGACGCCCGAAGAAGCGGAAGCGCTCGATGCCTGGTACCAGAGCCTCGACGACCTGCCTGCGGAAATTTCTTCGCCGGCGCCGCTGCGCGAGGAAACCTGGCAGCGCCTGGAGCAGCACATAAAACCTAAATCGCTGATGAGGCGGTTACGCTGGCCGCTTTCCGCCGCTGCTGTAGGCCTGGTGCTGCTGGGCACGGGTTACCTGATGAACCGCACCGCACCGCCCGCCGCTACCACGGCACAAAGCTGGACGGTGGTGGAATGCCCTCCCAACAAAAGAATGAAAGTAAGCATGCCCGATGGCTCCGCCATCTGGCTCAATGGCGGCGCCCGCCTGGAATACGATGCCGCGTTTGCCGGGAATCGCCAGTGCCGCCTCACGGAAGGCGAAGCCTTTTTTGAAGTAGCGCCTGACGCCGCGCGGCCGTTCATCGTCCGCACCAGCCGCCTCGCCGTGAAAGTGCTCGGTACTTCCTTCAATGTGGCCGCTTACAAACAGCTGCAGAAAGAAAAAATCACCGTGTCCGGCGGCTCCGTGCAGGTGCTCGATTCCGGCGCCTGCAACGTGATATTACGGGCCAATGAAGAAATCGTTTACAACAACGCCGCCGACTTCGTCAAACGAACAGCCAACGGCCCGCAAACGGACAGCTGGCGGAACGGGGAGTTTTACCTCACCAACATCAGCCTCGAAGAGCTGGCTATCCGCCTCGAGCAGATCTACGGGTACAAAGTGGTGTTTGCCGATAAAGGCCTGAAAAACTGCGTCAACAGCCTGCGCTTCTCCGAGCGCGAGCCCGTCACCAAAGTGCTGGAGCTGCTGAAGCTCATCAACAAGGTAGAGTACCAAATAAAAGATAAAGAGATCACGCTGCGTGGCAGCGGATGCTAA